A portion of the Candidatus Nitrosotenuis aquarius genome contains these proteins:
- a CDS encoding PRC-barrel domain-containing protein — MDKGFSKPYRMAALEEIPQNNCTADTFTGKRVVDREGIKYGEVKHIHINSKTLAVSGVTIHQGFHKDYYLPAEYIDHFTEETLLLSRSPVRTNVQVVDIDGHKLGKIKRLVKDPQTNELHSIEVSDGLIHTRIVTKSDIWGVGEKVILKLTKDQFKNLH, encoded by the coding sequence TTGGATAAAGGATTTTCAAAACCGTACCGCATGGCAGCACTAGAAGAAATACCACAAAACAACTGCACCGCAGACACATTCACAGGCAAGCGCGTAGTTGACCGAGAGGGCATCAAGTACGGCGAGGTAAAGCACATCCACATCAACTCCAAGACCCTAGCGGTATCTGGAGTCACAATACACCAAGGGTTTCACAAGGACTATTATTTGCCGGCAGAATACATTGACCATTTCACAGAAGAGACACTTTTGCTCTCAAGGTCGCCAGTCAGGACCAACGTCCAGGTAGTCGACATTGACGGCCACAAACTAGGCAAGATAAAGCGACTGGTAAAGGACCCGCAGACAAATGAACTGCACTCTATCGAAGTATCTGATGGTCTGATCCACACAAGAATCGTAACCAAGTCGGACATTTGGGGTGTCGGTGAAAAAGTAATCCTGAAGCTGACAAAAGATCAGTTCAAGAACCTACATTAA
- a CDS encoding nitroreductase/quinone reductase family protein gives MQKSAFRATLTTKGRKTGEPHSVQLRAVWYDNMVYFSRRNENADWLKNALADNSVSVEFDGKTHHGMASLVTDESLAKKISELKYPGEERAQEVRTILQIKLS, from the coding sequence ATGCAAAAAAGCGCTTTTCGAGCCACGCTAACCACAAAAGGTAGAAAGACAGGCGAGCCACATTCCGTTCAGCTACGCGCTGTATGGTATGATAATATGGTGTATTTTTCTCGCAGAAATGAAAATGCGGACTGGCTAAAAAATGCCCTTGCCGACAATTCAGTATCAGTAGAGTTTGATGGAAAAACACATCACGGAATGGCATCGCTGGTAACGGATGAATCCCTTGCCAAGAAAATCTCAGAGCTGAAATACCCAGGAGAGGAGAGAGCCCAAGAAGTGCGCACAATATTGCAGATCAAACTAAGCTGA
- a CDS encoding ATP-binding cassette domain-containing protein, with protein sequence MYSIQTKDLKKIYKSGTVAVDGISIDVEEGEIFGFLGPNGAGKSTTMMILTTLLKPSGGEAFVAGYNVATQQKNVRASIGYVQQDITIDEYLTGRENLLLQARLNHIPKDQINSRIEDLLNLVELDDKANDAAITYSGGMRKRLEIAGGLLHRPKVLFLDEPTVGLDIQTRQKIWEYIKKIHNEYKMTIFLTTHYMEEADKLCGRVGIIDHGKIQTIDAPSSLKNALGGGVISLTIEENPAKAELVSKIKQIEFVRDATILDDTITVFSAKGTEVAPMIFSLSSSLGIAIKSVSITQPTLDDVFLSFTGHDLRDDSTQKSYDRRKEYRKMQRMKT encoded by the coding sequence GTGTATTCTATACAAACCAAGGATCTCAAAAAAATCTACAAATCAGGAACGGTGGCAGTCGATGGAATATCTATTGACGTAGAGGAAGGCGAGATCTTTGGATTTCTTGGGCCAAACGGCGCAGGCAAAAGCACAACAATGATGATCCTGACCACACTGCTCAAGCCGTCAGGTGGAGAGGCGTTTGTCGCAGGATACAATGTTGCAACCCAGCAAAAAAATGTCCGCGCAAGTATCGGTTATGTACAGCAAGACATAACAATTGATGAGTATCTGACAGGAAGGGAAAATCTCTTGCTGCAGGCAAGACTAAACCACATACCAAAAGACCAAATAAATTCCAGAATCGAGGATCTACTGAATCTAGTGGAATTAGACGACAAGGCAAACGATGCAGCAATCACATATTCTGGCGGAATGAGAAAGAGGCTGGAAATTGCCGGAGGACTCTTGCACAGGCCCAAGGTGTTATTCCTAGATGAGCCGACTGTGGGCCTTGACATACAAACCCGGCAGAAAATCTGGGAGTATATCAAAAAAATCCACAATGAGTACAAGATGACTATTTTTCTTACCACCCATTACATGGAAGAAGCCGACAAGCTTTGCGGGCGAGTCGGAATAATAGATCATGGCAAAATCCAGACAATAGATGCGCCTTCCAGCCTCAAAAATGCGCTTGGCGGAGGAGTCATTTCCCTTACAATAGAGGAAAATCCTGCTAAAGCCGAGCTTGTCTCCAAGATAAAACAAATCGAGTTTGTGCGCGATGCCACAATTCTGGACGATACCATTACAGTTTTTTCCGCAAAGGGAACCGAGGTTGCCCCGATGATATTTTCTCTTTCTTCTAGTCTTGGTATTGCAATAAAATCCGTGTCCATAACGCAGCCAACGCTGGATGACGTGTTCTTGTCTTTTACCGGCCATGACCTGAGAGACGACAGCACTCAGAAATCATACGATAGAAGAAAGGAATACCGCAAAATGCAGAGGATGAAGACATGA
- a CDS encoding ABC transporter permease, with amino-acid sequence MMLYDTYTVFWRELKRYRKSRSGVLIRLIQPAIWIIVIGHTFAGTKPLIQSVGFDGSYLEFMAPGVIILTAIFTSIFGGVNTLWDRRYGFMNKALVSPASRSSIALGKMLAISLISAMQSALIIGIAILIGVTFSNLLVIIPIMALVILFSLGFSGISVIVAATAKSQETFWGIINFLGMPLFMLSPALFPLELLPDWLATVARLNPVTYTVLLVREMMTGVTEGVSAVVSLGIIGAFVVSMLVIASYVFTREVNKPF; translated from the coding sequence ATGATGTTATACGACACCTATACTGTGTTTTGGCGCGAGCTGAAAAGATACAGAAAGTCTCGAAGCGGAGTTCTAATAAGACTGATCCAGCCCGCAATATGGATAATTGTTATAGGCCATACCTTTGCTGGAACAAAGCCGCTAATCCAGTCTGTTGGCTTTGATGGAAGCTATCTGGAATTCATGGCACCTGGCGTCATAATTCTGACTGCAATATTTACCAGCATCTTTGGCGGCGTAAACACGTTATGGGACAGAAGGTATGGATTCATGAACAAGGCACTGGTGTCGCCGGCGTCAAGATCATCAATAGCGCTTGGGAAGATGCTTGCAATATCGCTGATTTCTGCAATGCAGTCTGCCTTGATAATTGGCATTGCTATTCTAATTGGTGTCACATTTTCAAATCTCTTGGTAATCATTCCAATAATGGCACTTGTGATTTTATTTTCTCTTGGGTTTTCCGGAATTTCCGTAATTGTGGCGGCCACTGCAAAATCACAGGAGACATTTTGGGGAATAATCAATTTTCTTGGAATGCCACTTTTCATGCTCAGCCCAGCTTTGTTCCCACTGGAGTTGCTCCCAGACTGGCTTGCGACAGTTGCTAGGCTAAACCCTGTTACCTATACGGTTCTTCTGGTGCGGGAAATGATGACGGGCGTAACGGAAGGAGTATCTGCTGTAGTGAGCCTGGGCATAATTGGCGCATTTGTGGTCTCGATGCTAGTCATTGCCAGCTATGTCTTTACGCGCGAAGTCAACAAACCGTTCTAA